One genomic region from Deltaproteobacteria bacterium encodes:
- the murI gene encoding glutamate racemase codes for MAYLDSPIGVFDSGIGGLTVLKGLIEHLPSERWIYLGDTARLPYGNKSSETIRNYTLKNLKFLTQFKCKAFVIACNSASTQFNDPFFEEVPVFNVIDPGIKAALSLGLDKRIGILGTKATIQSQVYTKKLQAAHYTGEIFSQACPLFVPLVEEGLFEDPITDLVISKYLSEMKKVKIESLILGCTHYPLLKKSILDFFANNFAASDQDPYQINLINSAFYLSDMIKKKNLVKNHHSQKTQNLPIEIMTTDDYRNVKDLTLKILQGHATCFETVDIESHNSSS; via the coding sequence ATGGCTTATTTAGATAGTCCCATTGGGGTTTTTGATTCTGGAATTGGAGGGCTTACCGTTTTAAAAGGATTGATTGAGCATCTTCCAAGTGAACGATGGATTTATCTTGGTGATACCGCAAGACTACCCTATGGAAACAAATCCTCAGAGACCATCAGAAACTACACTTTAAAAAATTTGAAATTTTTAACCCAATTTAAATGCAAAGCTTTTGTAATTGCCTGCAATTCAGCATCGACACAGTTTAATGATCCCTTCTTTGAAGAAGTTCCCGTGTTTAATGTCATTGATCCCGGAATTAAAGCCGCACTCTCTCTGGGATTAGATAAAAGAATAGGAATTCTTGGCACAAAGGCAACTATCCAAAGTCAGGTTTACACCAAGAAACTTCAAGCGGCTCATTACACCGGAGAAATTTTTTCGCAGGCTTGTCCGCTTTTTGTTCCCCTCGTCGAAGAAGGATTATTTGAAGATCCTATCACCGACCTGGTTATCAGCAAGTACTTATCAGAAATGAAAAAAGTAAAAATTGAATCTCTCATTTTGGGTTGCACCCACTATCCCCTGCTAAAAAAGAGCATTCTTGATTTTTTTGCAAACAACTTCGCTGCTTCTGATCAGGATCCCTATCAAATAAATCTTATCAATTCTGCATTTTATCTGAGTGACATGATTAAAAAGAAAAATTTAGTGAAAAATCATCATTCACAAAAGACACAAAACCTTCCTATAGAAATTATGACCACAGATGACTATCGAAATGTTAAAGACCTTACTTTGAAAATCCTACAAGGTCATGCAACTTGTTTTGAAACCGTTGATATTGAATCTCATAACTCCAGTTCATAG
- a CDS encoding guanosine monophosphate reductase, with product MELFFNWKDIKNKGRGLTFDDVLIVPAKSDVRSRKDPSLGTQLTKNKWMEMPIISANMDTVTESPMAIAMDQLGGVGILHRFMTIEDQVKHVEKMKAQGLTNISASIGVNDDYQDRARSLIKAGVNILTIDIAHGHSIQMFETVKWCKDNFSSIDIIAGNVATPEATENLIQAGADAIKVGIGPGSMCTTRIITGAGVPQLTAIALCSEVAKEHRVPVIADGGIKTSGDIVKAFAAGASSVMLGGMLSGTIETPGEIKNGKKQYRGMASKSAQVSWRGGVPEGMAPEGESTLVSVKGHVNDVILELSGGIRSGMSYINAVQVSEICDKARFIEMTSSGMFESRAHGLFR from the coding sequence GTGGAATTATTTTTTAACTGGAAAGATATTAAAAATAAAGGGCGCGGCTTAACTTTTGATGATGTTTTAATTGTCCCTGCAAAATCAGATGTGAGATCAAGAAAAGATCCCAGTTTGGGGACTCAATTAACAAAAAATAAATGGATGGAGATGCCCATCATCTCTGCAAATATGGATACGGTCACCGAATCTCCAATGGCCATTGCCATGGACCAACTTGGGGGCGTAGGTATTTTACATCGATTTATGACCATCGAGGATCAAGTCAAACATGTAGAAAAAATGAAAGCGCAGGGGCTAACAAATATTTCTGCAAGCATTGGTGTGAATGACGACTACCAGGACCGCGCTCGGTCTTTAATAAAAGCTGGCGTGAATATTCTGACGATCGATATAGCCCACGGTCACTCTATACAAATGTTTGAAACGGTGAAGTGGTGCAAAGATAATTTTTCTTCTATAGATATTATTGCAGGAAATGTAGCCACCCCCGAAGCGACAGAAAATCTGATTCAAGCCGGGGCTGATGCTATTAAAGTCGGCATTGGCCCAGGCTCTATGTGCACGACTCGCATAATTACAGGCGCGGGCGTTCCTCAGTTAACGGCCATTGCCCTGTGTTCTGAAGTAGCAAAGGAACACCGAGTACCTGTCATCGCTGATGGGGGCATCAAAACCTCCGGAGATATTGTCAAAGCCTTTGCTGCTGGGGCGAGCTCTGTGATGTTGGGAGGCATGCTTTCTGGAACGATTGAAACTCCAGGAGAAATTAAAAATGGAAAAAAACAGTACCGAGGCATGGCTTCCAAATCAGCCCAAGTTTCTTGGCGTGGAGGCGTTCCCGAAGGCATGGCTCCAGAGGGAGAATCCACTTTGGTTTCAGTTAAAGGACATGTCAATGATGTGATTCTAGAACTCTCTGGAGGGATTCGCTCTGGAATGAGCTATATCAATGCGGTTCAAGTGAGTGAGATCTGTGATAAAGCTCGCTTTATTGAAATGACTTCCTCTGGAATGTTTGAGTCTAGGGCCCATGGCTTATTTAGATAG